A genomic region of Gossypium hirsutum isolate 1008001.06 chromosome D01, Gossypium_hirsutum_v2.1, whole genome shotgun sequence contains the following coding sequences:
- the LOC107928868 gene encoding EC protein homolog, producing the protein MADSKVEVRGFATCNDKCGCPSPCPGGTTCSCGAGEADHKRCSCGEHCGCNPCTCSQAEAAGGSGTGKMYCKCGAGCTCATCATCAN; encoded by the exons ATGGCGGATTCCAAAGTTGAAGTTAGAGGATTCGCTACGTGTAACGATAAGTGTGGCTGTCCTTCGCCGTGCCCCGGCGGCACGACTTGCAG TTGCGGAGCCGGCGAGGCGGACCACAAGCGGTGCTCGTGCGGGGAGCATTGCGGATGCAATCCATGCACATGCAGCCAGGCTGAAGCCGCCGGGGGCAGTGGCACCGGAAAGATGTACTGCAAATGTGGTGCCGGTTGTACCTGCGCCACTTGTGCCACTTGTGCCAATTGA